A window from Ciconia boyciana chromosome 21, ASM3463844v1, whole genome shotgun sequence encodes these proteins:
- the LOC140662074 gene encoding myotubularin-related protein 9-like isoform X1 — protein MEFSELIKTATVESVLLSCPGLPAVKGTLCITSHHLLLSSCPGGDAQPSTVELWLLIRNVDAVEKRVQNLGWYQPPRTNGSLRDTRLAGSSGTITLRCKDLKVLQLEIPGMEECLNIASSIEALSSVDSVMMMYPFFYRPESLKLEEGWHLFPLEQYFQQIASQTSQWRLSDVNRDFTTCPTYPPAVIVPAAVDDDTLRKAARFRQGGRFPVLSYYHPKNGTAMLRSSQPLTGPNRKRCREDETLLGTVLDEGERGFIIDTRSAQAAKQARMTGGGTEPKSSYPQWRRLHRPLERGRPLQESFIKLVEACNDTSINMDRWLSRLESCRWLSHVKAALSTACLAAQCMDREEASVLVHGAEGTDTTLLVTALAQVILDPSCRTLAGFQGLLEREWIEAGHPFHLRCARSAYSHARLKQEAPLFLLFLDCVWQLSRQFPFSLEFSERLLLTLFDNAYASTYGTFLCNNEKERCLCKVKESTHSLWAWLNQPGEKKKYLNPLYSHNALVIWPSVEPQSIQLWQGLFFRWIRASQYLDEAWAEIQRLVEGSDPLIKESAGNRLSRSLSDPTAWTENER, from the exons ATGGAGTTCTCCGAGCTGATCAAGACGGCGACGGTGGAGAGCGTGCTGCTGTCgtgcccggggctgccggcggtGAAGGGCACCCTGTGCATCACCAGCCAccacctgctcctctcctcctgccccggggGGGACGCCCAGCCCAGCACCGTGGAGCTCTGGCTGCTCATCCGCAACGTGGACGCTGTGGAGAAGAG AGTGCAGAATTTAGGCTGGTACCAGCCCCCCCGGACTAACGGCTCCCTGCGAGACACCAG gCTCGCCGGCTCCTCCGGCACCATCACGCTCCGGTGCAAAGACCTGaaggtgctgcagctggagatcCCAGGCATGGAGGAGTGTCTCAACATCGCCAGCTCCATCGAG GCCCTCTCCTCGGTGGACTCCGTGATGATGATGTACCCGTTCTTCTACAGACCCGAGAGCCTGAAGCTCGAGGAAGGATGGCACCTTTTCCCCCTCGAGCAGTACTTCCAACAGATCGCCTCGCAG ACGAGCCAGTGGCGGCTGAGCGACGTGAACCGGGATTTCACCACCTGCCCCACGTACCCTCCTGCCGTCATCGTGCCGGCGGCAGTGGACGATGACACCTTGCGGAAGGCTGCCCGTTTCCGGCAGGGTGGGCGATTCCCTGTCCTCAGCTATTATCACCCCAAGAACGGCACT GCGATGCTCCGCAGCAGCCAGCCGCTGACGGGCCCCAACCGAAAGCGCTGCCGCGAGGATGAGACGCTGCTGGGTACGGTCCTGGATGAGGGGGAACGGGGCTTTATCATCGACACGCGGTCGGCCCAGGCGGCAAAGCAGGCTCGGATGACGGGGGGGGGCACAGAGCCCAAGTCCTCCTACCCGCAGTGGAGGAGGCTGCACCGGCCCCTGGAGAG agGCCGCCCGCTGCAGGAGAGCTTCATTAAGCTGGTGGAAGCCTGCAACGACACCTCGATCAACATGGACCGGTGGCTGAGCCGGCTGGAGAGCTGCCGCTGGCTAAGCCACGTCAAGGCGGCCCTGAGCACGGCCTGCCTGGCCGCACAGTGCATGGACAG GGAGGAAGCCAGCGTGCTGGTGCACGGGGCGGAGGGGACGGACACGACGCTGCTGGTGACGGCGCTGGCCCAAGTGATCCTGGACCCGTCCTGCCGCACGCTGGCAGGCTtccaggggctgctggagcGGGAGTGGATCGAG GCCGGCCATCCCTTCCACCTCCGCTGCGCCCGCTCTGCCTACTCCCACGCCCGGCTGAAGCAGGAGGCGCcgcttttcctcctcttcctcgaCTGCGTGTGGCAGCTGAGCCGCCAGTTCCCCTTCTCCCTGGAGTTCAGCGAGCGCCTCCTCCTCACCCTCTTTGACAACGCCTACGCCTCCACCTACGGCACCTTCCTCTGTAACAACGAGAAGGAGAG GTGCCTGTGTAAAGTGAAGGAGAGCACGCACTCCCTCTGGGCCTGGCTGAACCAGCCTGGGGAGAAGAAGAAGTACCTGAACCCTCTCTACTCGCACAACGCCCTGGTCATCTGGCCCTCCGTCGAGCCCCAGAGCATCCAGCTCTGGCAGG GTTTATTCTTCCGATGGATCCGTGCATCCCAGTACCTGGACGAGGCCTGGGCAGAGATCCAGCGGTTAGTGGAGGGCAGCGACCCCCTCATCAAGGAGAGCGCAGGCAATAGGCTGAGCCGGTCCCTCTCTGACCCCACTGCCTGGACGGAGAACGAAAGATGA
- the FAM167B gene encoding protein FAM167B, which yields MPFGHLKFKELGEEEPTWEEESLDGVKALTAKLKLQTRRPSYLEWEARVRGQPWRSRTPGEVRGAEQGPGHPEDERDGSVCGFATVESALEWLRMELREMQAADQRLAQQLMRLRAQLHRLKVEQACHQHKEMLDDATFGLEGCEEDSDLLCNIPPKAAFLLSMPLKHIGVTRMNINSRRFSLC from the exons ATGCCCTTCGGCCACCTGAAGTTCAAGGAGCTGGGTGAAGAGGAGCCcacctgggaggaggagagcctgGATGGCGTGAAGGCGCTGACGGCCAAGCTGAAGCTACAGACGCGGAGACCCTCCTACCTGGAGTGGGAAGCCCGGGTGCGGGGGCAGCCCTGGCGTAGCCGGACCCCCGGGGAGGTGcggggggcagagcagggcccGGGGCACCCTGAGGATGAGCGGGATGGCAGCGTCTGCGGCTTCGCCACCGTGGAATCGGCTCTGGAGTGGCTCAGGATGGAGCTG CGGGAGATGCAGGCTGCGGACCAGCGCCTGGCGCAGCAGCTGATGCGCCTGCGGGCGCAGCTGCACCGGCTGAAGGTGGAGCAGGCCTGTCACCAGCACAAGGAAATGCTGGACGATGCTACCTTCGGCCTCGAGGGCTGCGAGGAAGACTCAGATCTGCTCTGCAACATCCCACCCAAGGCCGCCTTCCTGCTCTCTATGCCGCTCAAGCACATCGGTGTCACCCGCATGAACATCAACTCCCGACGGTTCTCCCTCTGCTGA
- the LOC140662074 gene encoding myotubularin-related protein 9-like isoform X2: MEFSELIKTATVESVLLSCPGLPAVKGTLCITSHHLLLSSCPGGDAQPSTVELWLLIRNVDAVEKRLAGSSGTITLRCKDLKVLQLEIPGMEECLNIASSIEALSSVDSVMMMYPFFYRPESLKLEEGWHLFPLEQYFQQIASQTSQWRLSDVNRDFTTCPTYPPAVIVPAAVDDDTLRKAARFRQGGRFPVLSYYHPKNGTAMLRSSQPLTGPNRKRCREDETLLGTVLDEGERGFIIDTRSAQAAKQARMTGGGTEPKSSYPQWRRLHRPLERGRPLQESFIKLVEACNDTSINMDRWLSRLESCRWLSHVKAALSTACLAAQCMDREEASVLVHGAEGTDTTLLVTALAQVILDPSCRTLAGFQGLLEREWIEAGHPFHLRCARSAYSHARLKQEAPLFLLFLDCVWQLSRQFPFSLEFSERLLLTLFDNAYASTYGTFLCNNEKERCLCKVKESTHSLWAWLNQPGEKKKYLNPLYSHNALVIWPSVEPQSIQLWQGLFFRWIRASQYLDEAWAEIQRLVEGSDPLIKESAGNRLSRSLSDPTAWTENER; the protein is encoded by the exons ATGGAGTTCTCCGAGCTGATCAAGACGGCGACGGTGGAGAGCGTGCTGCTGTCgtgcccggggctgccggcggtGAAGGGCACCCTGTGCATCACCAGCCAccacctgctcctctcctcctgccccggggGGGACGCCCAGCCCAGCACCGTGGAGCTCTGGCTGCTCATCCGCAACGTGGACGCTGTGGAGAAGAG gCTCGCCGGCTCCTCCGGCACCATCACGCTCCGGTGCAAAGACCTGaaggtgctgcagctggagatcCCAGGCATGGAGGAGTGTCTCAACATCGCCAGCTCCATCGAG GCCCTCTCCTCGGTGGACTCCGTGATGATGATGTACCCGTTCTTCTACAGACCCGAGAGCCTGAAGCTCGAGGAAGGATGGCACCTTTTCCCCCTCGAGCAGTACTTCCAACAGATCGCCTCGCAG ACGAGCCAGTGGCGGCTGAGCGACGTGAACCGGGATTTCACCACCTGCCCCACGTACCCTCCTGCCGTCATCGTGCCGGCGGCAGTGGACGATGACACCTTGCGGAAGGCTGCCCGTTTCCGGCAGGGTGGGCGATTCCCTGTCCTCAGCTATTATCACCCCAAGAACGGCACT GCGATGCTCCGCAGCAGCCAGCCGCTGACGGGCCCCAACCGAAAGCGCTGCCGCGAGGATGAGACGCTGCTGGGTACGGTCCTGGATGAGGGGGAACGGGGCTTTATCATCGACACGCGGTCGGCCCAGGCGGCAAAGCAGGCTCGGATGACGGGGGGGGGCACAGAGCCCAAGTCCTCCTACCCGCAGTGGAGGAGGCTGCACCGGCCCCTGGAGAG agGCCGCCCGCTGCAGGAGAGCTTCATTAAGCTGGTGGAAGCCTGCAACGACACCTCGATCAACATGGACCGGTGGCTGAGCCGGCTGGAGAGCTGCCGCTGGCTAAGCCACGTCAAGGCGGCCCTGAGCACGGCCTGCCTGGCCGCACAGTGCATGGACAG GGAGGAAGCCAGCGTGCTGGTGCACGGGGCGGAGGGGACGGACACGACGCTGCTGGTGACGGCGCTGGCCCAAGTGATCCTGGACCCGTCCTGCCGCACGCTGGCAGGCTtccaggggctgctggagcGGGAGTGGATCGAG GCCGGCCATCCCTTCCACCTCCGCTGCGCCCGCTCTGCCTACTCCCACGCCCGGCTGAAGCAGGAGGCGCcgcttttcctcctcttcctcgaCTGCGTGTGGCAGCTGAGCCGCCAGTTCCCCTTCTCCCTGGAGTTCAGCGAGCGCCTCCTCCTCACCCTCTTTGACAACGCCTACGCCTCCACCTACGGCACCTTCCTCTGTAACAACGAGAAGGAGAG GTGCCTGTGTAAAGTGAAGGAGAGCACGCACTCCCTCTGGGCCTGGCTGAACCAGCCTGGGGAGAAGAAGAAGTACCTGAACCCTCTCTACTCGCACAACGCCCTGGTCATCTGGCCCTCCGTCGAGCCCCAGAGCATCCAGCTCTGGCAGG GTTTATTCTTCCGATGGATCCGTGCATCCCAGTACCTGGACGAGGCCTGGGCAGAGATCCAGCGGTTAGTGGAGGGCAGCGACCCCCTCATCAAGGAGAGCGCAGGCAATAGGCTGAGCCGGTCCCTCTCTGACCCCACTGCCTGGACGGAGAACGAAAGATGA